A part of Periplaneta americana isolate PAMFEO1 chromosome 17, P.americana_PAMFEO1_priV1, whole genome shotgun sequence genomic DNA contains:
- the rin gene encoding ras GTPase-activating protein-binding protein 1 isoform X2: MVMEAPPSPQCVGREFVRQYYTLLNQAPAHLHRFYNNNSSFVHGGLDAPNRETKPVVGQKQIHQKIQQLNFRDCHAKISQVDSQATLGDGVVVQVTGELSNSGQPMRRFTQTFVLAAQSPKKYYVHNDIFRYQDMIFSDEDVEQDSGRSEAEEDAEPEHSPTTDAIPPSQQLPPQQTMQYYNNANTAANNTAAVVTAGVVAPQQPPQPQPQPQQQQPPQLTATALAPHQQMPPPPVVPAPAVAAAVVNGMAHPEEVISASMPAPVIPSPVTATPNVPQQAAMIPAQTPIQNMAPVPQAQIPLQQAVVPGLPPSAHPSVIKTEEEDVEQDNVAEDENDEETEGNEDTDVATEEEDKTVQQDALEDTHHHSESVSNEPKTYATLVKTGGTGVGIASLGSMSTSPNAPAKPTTSPPPVVPRGLDARDSMQVSGMQGGGPGTMGSGQRGSRGGTRGSSIRGMGIRNDRGGPGRGSFNDDSDGDRRRMGPNIMQQYSDSHQLFMGNLPHHATEDELKDLFGKYGQIVDLRIHSKQNNKGLPGNRVPNYGFIIFEDVNTVQHVLESRPIYFPPEGGQGSQKLNVEEKKTRLRQLDGGRMGSGGDALMGRPSPGGGLGGPRAVPGMMRGGPGMGHHRGGGRGSFSREGRGGGMNRGAYARR; the protein is encoded by the exons aTTTTACAACAATAATTCATCATTCGTTCATGGTGGTTTGGATGCACCAAATCGTGAGACAAAGCCTGTGGTGGGTCAAAAACAGATCCATCAGAAAATTCAGCAACTTAATTTTCGAGATTGTCATGCAAAGATCAGTCAAGTGGACTCACAGGCTACTCTAGGAGATGGTGTTGTTGTACAG GTGACTGGTGAACTTTCAAATAGTGGTCAGCCCATGCGTCGCTTCACTCAAACCTTTGTGCTGGCAGCCCAGTCTCCCAAGAAGTACTATGTACATAATGATATTTTTCGCTACCAG GATATGATTTTCAGTGATGAGGATGTTGAACAAGATTCTGGACGTTCAGAGGCTGAAGAGGATGCAGAACCTGAGCATTCTCCAACTACTGATGCTATTCCTCCT AGCCAGCAGTTACCGCCACAGCAAACAATGCAGTATTATAACAATGCTAACACGGCGGCCAACAATACTGCTGCAGTGGTGACTGCTGGTGTTGTGGCACCTCAGCAACCCCCTCAGCCCCAGCCTCAACCACAGCAACAGCAGCCTCCCCAGCTGACAGCTACTGCTCTTGCTCCCCACCAGCAAATGCCACCACCACCCGTGGTACCTGCACCTGCTGTAGCTGCTGCTGTGGTAAACGGCATGGCCCATCCTGAGGAAGTGATTTCTGCTTCAATGCCTGCACCTGTAATTCCATCTCCTGTAACTGCCACACCCAATGTACCACAGCAGGCTGCGATGATTCCGGCACAGACCCCAATACAGAATATGGCACCAGTGCCACAGGCACAGATTCCACTGCAGCAGGCAGTTGTACCAGGTCTGCCACCATCTGCACACCCAAGCGTGATCAAGACTGAGGAGGAAGACGTCGAGCAAGACAATGTTGCTGAAGATGAGAATGATGAAGAAACTGAAGGAAACGAAGACACTGATGTTGCTACAGAGGAAGAGGATAAGACAGTTCAGCAAGATGCATTGGAGGACACACACCATCATAGTGAATCAG TGTCAAATGAACCTAAAACATATGCAACATTGGTGAAGACTGGTGGAACTGGAGTGGGAATTGCATCACTTGGTTCTATGTCAACGAGCCCAAATGCTCCTGCAAAGCCTACAACCTCACCC CCTCCAGTGGTACCTCGCGGCCTTGATGCACGGGACTCCATGCAGGTATCTGGAATGCAAGGTGGGGGTCCAGGAACAATGGGGTCAGGACAACGAGGTTCTAGAGGAGGAACGAGAGGATCAAGCATCCGAGGAATGGGAATAAGAAATGATCGTGGAGGACCTGGAAGGGGAAGTTTCAATGATGATTCTG ATGGCGATCGGCGGCGAATGGGTCCCAACATCATGCAGCAGTACTCTGACAGCCACCAGTTGTTCATGGGGAACCTTCCACATCATGCCACTGAAGATGAATTGAaa gaCCTGTTTGGCAAATACGGCCAAATTGTTGATCTCCGTATCCAcagcaaacaaaataataaggGCTTACCAGGAAATAGAGTTCCAAATTATGGTTTCATTATCTTTGAAGACGTGAATACAGTGCAGCATGTCCTAGAGAGCAGG CCAATCTACTTCCCCCCTGAAGGAGGTCAAGGAAGTCAAAAACTGAATGTAGAGGAGAAGAAGACACGTCTACGTCAGCTTGACGGAGGCCGTATGGGTTCTGGTGGTGATGCCTTGATGGGACGTCCTTCCCCTGGTGGAGGGTTGGGTGGGCCTCGAGCTGTCCCTGGAATGATGAGGGGTGGGCCAGGTATGGGCCACCATCGTGGAGGCGGCAGAGGCAGTTTTTCACGGGAAGGGCGTGGAGGAGGAATGAACCGGGGTGCCTATGCACGACGTTAA
- the rin gene encoding ras GTPase-activating protein-binding protein 1 isoform X1, which produces MVMEAPPSPQCVGREFVRQYYTLLNQAPAHLHRFYNNNSSFVHGGLDAPNRETKPVVGQKQIHQKIQQLNFRDCHAKISQVDSQATLGDGVVVQVTGELSNSGQPMRRFTQTFVLAAQSPKKYYVHNDIFRYQDMIFSDEDVEQDSGRSEAEEDAEPEHSPTTDAIPPSQQLPPQQTMQYYNNANTAANNTAAVVTAGVVAPQQPPQPQPQPQQQQPPQLTATALAPHQQMPPPPVVPAPAVAAAVVNGMAHPEEVISASMPAPVIPSPVTATPNVPQQAAMIPAQTPIQNMAPVPQAQIPLQQAVVPGLPPSAHPSVIKTEEEDVEQDNVAEDENDEETEGNEDTDVATEEEDKTVQQDALEDTHHHSESVSNEPKTYATLVKTGGTGVGIASLGSMSTSPNAPAKPTTSPPPVVPRGLDARDSMQVSGMQGGGPGTMGSGQRGSRGGTRGSSIRGMGIRNDRGGPGRGSFNDDSGSIGGDGDRRRMGPNIMQQYSDSHQLFMGNLPHHATEDELKDLFGKYGQIVDLRIHSKQNNKGLPGNRVPNYGFIIFEDVNTVQHVLESRPIYFPPEGGQGSQKLNVEEKKTRLRQLDGGRMGSGGDALMGRPSPGGGLGGPRAVPGMMRGGPGMGHHRGGGRGSFSREGRGGGMNRGAYARR; this is translated from the exons aTTTTACAACAATAATTCATCATTCGTTCATGGTGGTTTGGATGCACCAAATCGTGAGACAAAGCCTGTGGTGGGTCAAAAACAGATCCATCAGAAAATTCAGCAACTTAATTTTCGAGATTGTCATGCAAAGATCAGTCAAGTGGACTCACAGGCTACTCTAGGAGATGGTGTTGTTGTACAG GTGACTGGTGAACTTTCAAATAGTGGTCAGCCCATGCGTCGCTTCACTCAAACCTTTGTGCTGGCAGCCCAGTCTCCCAAGAAGTACTATGTACATAATGATATTTTTCGCTACCAG GATATGATTTTCAGTGATGAGGATGTTGAACAAGATTCTGGACGTTCAGAGGCTGAAGAGGATGCAGAACCTGAGCATTCTCCAACTACTGATGCTATTCCTCCT AGCCAGCAGTTACCGCCACAGCAAACAATGCAGTATTATAACAATGCTAACACGGCGGCCAACAATACTGCTGCAGTGGTGACTGCTGGTGTTGTGGCACCTCAGCAACCCCCTCAGCCCCAGCCTCAACCACAGCAACAGCAGCCTCCCCAGCTGACAGCTACTGCTCTTGCTCCCCACCAGCAAATGCCACCACCACCCGTGGTACCTGCACCTGCTGTAGCTGCTGCTGTGGTAAACGGCATGGCCCATCCTGAGGAAGTGATTTCTGCTTCAATGCCTGCACCTGTAATTCCATCTCCTGTAACTGCCACACCCAATGTACCACAGCAGGCTGCGATGATTCCGGCACAGACCCCAATACAGAATATGGCACCAGTGCCACAGGCACAGATTCCACTGCAGCAGGCAGTTGTACCAGGTCTGCCACCATCTGCACACCCAAGCGTGATCAAGACTGAGGAGGAAGACGTCGAGCAAGACAATGTTGCTGAAGATGAGAATGATGAAGAAACTGAAGGAAACGAAGACACTGATGTTGCTACAGAGGAAGAGGATAAGACAGTTCAGCAAGATGCATTGGAGGACACACACCATCATAGTGAATCAG TGTCAAATGAACCTAAAACATATGCAACATTGGTGAAGACTGGTGGAACTGGAGTGGGAATTGCATCACTTGGTTCTATGTCAACGAGCCCAAATGCTCCTGCAAAGCCTACAACCTCACCC CCTCCAGTGGTACCTCGCGGCCTTGATGCACGGGACTCCATGCAGGTATCTGGAATGCAAGGTGGGGGTCCAGGAACAATGGGGTCAGGACAACGAGGTTCTAGAGGAGGAACGAGAGGATCAAGCATCCGAGGAATGGGAATAAGAAATGATCGTGGAGGACCTGGAAGGGGAAGTTTCAATGATGATTCTG GAAGTATTGGTGGAGATGGCGATCGGCGGCGAATGGGTCCCAACATCATGCAGCAGTACTCTGACAGCCACCAGTTGTTCATGGGGAACCTTCCACATCATGCCACTGAAGATGAATTGAaa gaCCTGTTTGGCAAATACGGCCAAATTGTTGATCTCCGTATCCAcagcaaacaaaataataaggGCTTACCAGGAAATAGAGTTCCAAATTATGGTTTCATTATCTTTGAAGACGTGAATACAGTGCAGCATGTCCTAGAGAGCAGG CCAATCTACTTCCCCCCTGAAGGAGGTCAAGGAAGTCAAAAACTGAATGTAGAGGAGAAGAAGACACGTCTACGTCAGCTTGACGGAGGCCGTATGGGTTCTGGTGGTGATGCCTTGATGGGACGTCCTTCCCCTGGTGGAGGGTTGGGTGGGCCTCGAGCTGTCCCTGGAATGATGAGGGGTGGGCCAGGTATGGGCCACCATCGTGGAGGCGGCAGAGGCAGTTTTTCACGGGAAGGGCGTGGAGGAGGAATGAACCGGGGTGCCTATGCACGACGTTAA